Proteins encoded by one window of Papio anubis isolate 15944 chromosome 7, Panubis1.0, whole genome shotgun sequence:
- the DCAF11 gene encoding DDB1- and CUL4-associated factor 11 isoform X5 yields MKMWIWPRYWPISSAVDATPDTRELECNEIKTQVELATGQLGLRRAAQEHSFPRMLHQRERGLCHRGSFSLGEQSRVISHFLPNDLGFTDSYSQKAFCGIYSKDGQIFMSACQDQTIRLYDCRYGRFRKFKSIKARDVGWSVLDVAFTPDGNHFLYSSWSDYIHICNIYGEGDTHTALDLRPDERRFAVFSIAVSSDGREVLGGANDGCLYVFDREQNRRTLQIESHEDDVNAVAFADISSQILFSGGDDAICKVWDRRTMREDDPKPVGALAGHQDGITFIDSKVGQEAGLHSQATKVLVAQEGMKVDWCGNLTSFLLTKVCKSWSLGKGLKPGNMNSICTHQSSRSKAGLSIQEKLNTGQVWWLTPVILALWEAKVEGSLELRSSGPACET; encoded by the exons atgaaGATGTGGATCTGGCCCAGGTACTGGCCTATCTCCTCCGCAG TGGATGCTACCCCTGACACCCGGGAGCTGGAATGCAATGAGATCAAGACACAAGTGGAACTGGCCACAGGGCAGCTGGGGCTTAGGCGGGCCGCCCAGGAGCACAGCTTTCCTCGAATGTTGCACCAG AGAGAACGGGGCCTCTGCCACCGGGGAAGCTTCTCCCTTGGAGAACAGTCTCGAGTGATATCTCA cTTCTTGCCCAATGATCTGGGCTTCACTGATAGCTACTCTCAGAAGGCTTTCTGTGGCATCTACAGCAAAGATGGTCAAATATTCATGTCTGCTTGCCAAG ACCAGACAATCCGACTGTATGACTGCCGGTATGGCCGTTTCCGTAAATTCAAGAGCATCAAGGCCCGCGACGTAGGCTGGAGCGTCTTGGATGTGGCCTTCACACCCGATGGGAACCACTTCCTCTACTCCAGCTGGTCTGATTACA TTCATATCTGCAATATCTATGGTGAAGGAGATACACACACTGCCCTAGATCTCAG GCCAGATGAGCGTCGCTTTGCTGTCTTCTCCATTGCTGTGTCCTCAGATGGACGAGAAGTACTAGGAGG GGCCAATGATGGCTGCCTGTATGTCTTTGACCGAGAACAGAACCGGCGCACCCTTCAG ATTGAGTCCCATGAGGATGACGTGAATGCAGTGGCCTTTGCTGATATAAGCTCCCAAATCCTGTTCTCTGGGGGAGACGATGCCATCTGCAAAGTGTGGGATCGACGCACCATGCGGGAGGATGACCCCAAGCCTGTGGGTGCACTGGCTGGACACCAGGATGGCATCACCTTCATTGACAGCAAGGTGGGCCAGGAGGCAGGACTGCACAGCCAGGCCACTAAGGTTCTGGTTGCCCAGGAGGGCATGAAAGTGGACTGGTGTGGGAATTTAACAAGCTTCTTATTGACCAAGGTTTGTAAGAGTTGGAGTTTAGGGAAGGGGCTCAAGCCAGGGAACATGAATTCCATCTGTACTCATCAGTCCTCAAGGAGCAAGGCAGGGCTTTCCATACAAGAAAAATTGAATAccggccaggtatggtggctcacacctgtaatcctagcactttgggaggccaaggtggaaggatcacttgagctcaggagttccggACCAGCCTGTGAAACctag
- the DCAF11 gene encoding DDB1- and CUL4-associated factor 11 isoform X1, whose translation MGSRNSSSAGSGSGDPSEGLSRRGAGLRRSEEEEEEDEDVDLAQVLAYLLRRGQVRLVQGGGAANLQFIQALLDSEEENDRAWDGRLGDRYNPPVDATPDTRELECNEIKTQVELATGQLGLRRAAQEHSFPRMLHQRERGLCHRGSFSLGEQSRVISHFLPNDLGFTDSYSQKAFCGIYSKDGQIFMSACQDQTIRLYDCRYGRFRKFKSIKARDVGWSVLDVAFTPDGNHFLYSSWSDYIHICNIYGEGDTHTALDLRPDERRFAVFSIAVSSDGREVLGGANDGCLYVFDREQNRRTLQIESHEDDVNAVAFADISSQILFSGGDDAICKVWDRRTMREDDPKPVGALAGHQDGITFIDSKVGQEAGLHSQATKVLVAQEGMKVDWCGNLTSFLLTKVCKSWSLGKGLKPGNMNSICTHQSSRSKAGLSIQEKLNTGQVWWLTPVILALWEAKVEGSLELRSSGPACET comes from the exons ATGGGATCACGGAACAGCAGCAGTGCAGGATCCGGGTCCGGAGACCCCTCCGAGGGCTTGTCCCGAAGAGGGGCTGGCCTGCGTCggagtgaggaagaggaagaagaggatgaaGATGTGGATCTGGCCCAGGTACTGGCCTATCTCCTCCGCAG AGGCCAAGTGAGGTTGGTGCAGGGAGGAGGTGCAGCAAATTTACAATTCATTCAGGCCCTCTTGGACTCAGAGGAAGAGAATGACAGAGCTTGGGATGGTCGTCTTGGGGATCGATACAACCCACCCG TGGATGCTACCCCTGACACCCGGGAGCTGGAATGCAATGAGATCAAGACACAAGTGGAACTGGCCACAGGGCAGCTGGGGCTTAGGCGGGCCGCCCAGGAGCACAGCTTTCCTCGAATGTTGCACCAG AGAGAACGGGGCCTCTGCCACCGGGGAAGCTTCTCCCTTGGAGAACAGTCTCGAGTGATATCTCA cTTCTTGCCCAATGATCTGGGCTTCACTGATAGCTACTCTCAGAAGGCTTTCTGTGGCATCTACAGCAAAGATGGTCAAATATTCATGTCTGCTTGCCAAG ACCAGACAATCCGACTGTATGACTGCCGGTATGGCCGTTTCCGTAAATTCAAGAGCATCAAGGCCCGCGACGTAGGCTGGAGCGTCTTGGATGTGGCCTTCACACCCGATGGGAACCACTTCCTCTACTCCAGCTGGTCTGATTACA TTCATATCTGCAATATCTATGGTGAAGGAGATACACACACTGCCCTAGATCTCAG GCCAGATGAGCGTCGCTTTGCTGTCTTCTCCATTGCTGTGTCCTCAGATGGACGAGAAGTACTAGGAGG GGCCAATGATGGCTGCCTGTATGTCTTTGACCGAGAACAGAACCGGCGCACCCTTCAG ATTGAGTCCCATGAGGATGACGTGAATGCAGTGGCCTTTGCTGATATAAGCTCCCAAATCCTGTTCTCTGGGGGAGACGATGCCATCTGCAAAGTGTGGGATCGACGCACCATGCGGGAGGATGACCCCAAGCCTGTGGGTGCACTGGCTGGACACCAGGATGGCATCACCTTCATTGACAGCAAGGTGGGCCAGGAGGCAGGACTGCACAGCCAGGCCACTAAGGTTCTGGTTGCCCAGGAGGGCATGAAAGTGGACTGGTGTGGGAATTTAACAAGCTTCTTATTGACCAAGGTTTGTAAGAGTTGGAGTTTAGGGAAGGGGCTCAAGCCAGGGAACATGAATTCCATCTGTACTCATCAGTCCTCAAGGAGCAAGGCAGGGCTTTCCATACAAGAAAAATTGAATAccggccaggtatggtggctcacacctgtaatcctagcactttgggaggccaaggtggaaggatcacttgagctcaggagttccggACCAGCCTGTGAAACctag
- the DCAF11 gene encoding DDB1- and CUL4-associated factor 11 isoform X3: protein MGSRNSSSAGSGSGDPSEGLSRRGAGLRRSEEEEEEDEDVDLAQVLAYLLRRPSWTQRKRMTELGMVVLGIDTTHPWMLPLTPGSWNAMRSRHKWNWPQGSWGLGGPPRSTAFLECCTSFLPNDLGFTDSYSQKAFCGIYSKDGQIFMSACQDQTIRLYDCRYGRFRKFKSIKARDVGWSVLDVAFTPDGNHFLYSSWSDYIHICNIYGEGDTHTALDLRPDERRFAVFSIAVSSDGREVLGGANDGCLYVFDREQNRRTLQIESHEDDVNAVAFADISSQILFSGGDDAICKVWDRRTMREDDPKPVGALAGHQDGITFIDSKVGQEAGLHSQATKVLVAQEGMKVDWCGNLTSFLLTKVCKSWSLGKGLKPGNMNSICTHQSSRSKAGLSIQEKLNTGQVWWLTPVILALWEAKVEGSLELRSSGPACET, encoded by the exons ATGGGATCACGGAACAGCAGCAGTGCAGGATCCGGGTCCGGAGACCCCTCCGAGGGCTTGTCCCGAAGAGGGGCTGGCCTGCGTCggagtgaggaagaggaagaagaggatgaaGATGTGGATCTGGCCCAGGTACTGGCCTATCTCCTCCGCAG GCCCTCTTGGACTCAGAGGAAGAGAATGACAGAGCTTGGGATGGTCGTCTTGGGGATCGATACAACCCACCCG TGGATGCTACCCCTGACACCCGGGAGCTGGAATGCAATGAGATCAAGACACAAGTGGAACTGGCCACAGGGCAGCTGGGGCTTAGGCGGGCCGCCCAGGAGCACAGCTTTCCTCGAATGTTGCACCAG cTTCTTGCCCAATGATCTGGGCTTCACTGATAGCTACTCTCAGAAGGCTTTCTGTGGCATCTACAGCAAAGATGGTCAAATATTCATGTCTGCTTGCCAAG ACCAGACAATCCGACTGTATGACTGCCGGTATGGCCGTTTCCGTAAATTCAAGAGCATCAAGGCCCGCGACGTAGGCTGGAGCGTCTTGGATGTGGCCTTCACACCCGATGGGAACCACTTCCTCTACTCCAGCTGGTCTGATTACA TTCATATCTGCAATATCTATGGTGAAGGAGATACACACACTGCCCTAGATCTCAG GCCAGATGAGCGTCGCTTTGCTGTCTTCTCCATTGCTGTGTCCTCAGATGGACGAGAAGTACTAGGAGG GGCCAATGATGGCTGCCTGTATGTCTTTGACCGAGAACAGAACCGGCGCACCCTTCAG ATTGAGTCCCATGAGGATGACGTGAATGCAGTGGCCTTTGCTGATATAAGCTCCCAAATCCTGTTCTCTGGGGGAGACGATGCCATCTGCAAAGTGTGGGATCGACGCACCATGCGGGAGGATGACCCCAAGCCTGTGGGTGCACTGGCTGGACACCAGGATGGCATCACCTTCATTGACAGCAAGGTGGGCCAGGAGGCAGGACTGCACAGCCAGGCCACTAAGGTTCTGGTTGCCCAGGAGGGCATGAAAGTGGACTGGTGTGGGAATTTAACAAGCTTCTTATTGACCAAGGTTTGTAAGAGTTGGAGTTTAGGGAAGGGGCTCAAGCCAGGGAACATGAATTCCATCTGTACTCATCAGTCCTCAAGGAGCAAGGCAGGGCTTTCCATACAAGAAAAATTGAATAccggccaggtatggtggctcacacctgtaatcctagcactttgggaggccaaggtggaaggatcacttgagctcaggagttccggACCAGCCTGTGAAACctag
- the DCAF11 gene encoding DDB1- and CUL4-associated factor 11 isoform X6, with amino-acid sequence MKMWIWPRPSWTQRKRMTELGMVVLGIDTTHPWMLPLTPGSWNAMRSRHKWNWPQGSWGLGGPPRSTAFLECCTSFLPNDLGFTDSYSQKAFCGIYSKDGQIFMSACQDQTIRLYDCRYGRFRKFKSIKARDVGWSVLDVAFTPDGNHFLYSSWSDYIHICNIYGEGDTHTALDLRPDERRFAVFSIAVSSDGREVLGGANDGCLYVFDREQNRRTLQIESHEDDVNAVAFADISSQILFSGGDDAICKVWDRRTMREDDPKPVGALAGHQDGITFIDSKVGQEAGLHSQATKVLVAQEGMKVDWCGNLTSFLLTKVCKSWSLGKGLKPGNMNSICTHQSSRSKAGLSIQEKLNTGQVWWLTPVILALWEAKVEGSLELRSSGPACET; translated from the exons atgaaGATGTGGATCTGGCCCAG GCCCTCTTGGACTCAGAGGAAGAGAATGACAGAGCTTGGGATGGTCGTCTTGGGGATCGATACAACCCACCCG TGGATGCTACCCCTGACACCCGGGAGCTGGAATGCAATGAGATCAAGACACAAGTGGAACTGGCCACAGGGCAGCTGGGGCTTAGGCGGGCCGCCCAGGAGCACAGCTTTCCTCGAATGTTGCACCAG cTTCTTGCCCAATGATCTGGGCTTCACTGATAGCTACTCTCAGAAGGCTTTCTGTGGCATCTACAGCAAAGATGGTCAAATATTCATGTCTGCTTGCCAAG ACCAGACAATCCGACTGTATGACTGCCGGTATGGCCGTTTCCGTAAATTCAAGAGCATCAAGGCCCGCGACGTAGGCTGGAGCGTCTTGGATGTGGCCTTCACACCCGATGGGAACCACTTCCTCTACTCCAGCTGGTCTGATTACA TTCATATCTGCAATATCTATGGTGAAGGAGATACACACACTGCCCTAGATCTCAG GCCAGATGAGCGTCGCTTTGCTGTCTTCTCCATTGCTGTGTCCTCAGATGGACGAGAAGTACTAGGAGG GGCCAATGATGGCTGCCTGTATGTCTTTGACCGAGAACAGAACCGGCGCACCCTTCAG ATTGAGTCCCATGAGGATGACGTGAATGCAGTGGCCTTTGCTGATATAAGCTCCCAAATCCTGTTCTCTGGGGGAGACGATGCCATCTGCAAAGTGTGGGATCGACGCACCATGCGGGAGGATGACCCCAAGCCTGTGGGTGCACTGGCTGGACACCAGGATGGCATCACCTTCATTGACAGCAAGGTGGGCCAGGAGGCAGGACTGCACAGCCAGGCCACTAAGGTTCTGGTTGCCCAGGAGGGCATGAAAGTGGACTGGTGTGGGAATTTAACAAGCTTCTTATTGACCAAGGTTTGTAAGAGTTGGAGTTTAGGGAAGGGGCTCAAGCCAGGGAACATGAATTCCATCTGTACTCATCAGTCCTCAAGGAGCAAGGCAGGGCTTTCCATACAAGAAAAATTGAATAccggccaggtatggtggctcacacctgtaatcctagcactttgggaggccaaggtggaaggatcacttgagctcaggagttccggACCAGCCTGTGAAACctag
- the DCAF11 gene encoding DDB1- and CUL4-associated factor 11 isoform X2: MGSRNSSSAGSGSGDPSEGLSRRGAGLRRSEEEEEEDEDVDLAQALLDSEEENDRAWDGRLGDRYNPPVDATPDTRELECNEIKTQVELATGQLGLRRAAQEHSFPRMLHQRERGLCHRGSFSLGEQSRVISHFLPNDLGFTDSYSQKAFCGIYSKDGQIFMSACQDQTIRLYDCRYGRFRKFKSIKARDVGWSVLDVAFTPDGNHFLYSSWSDYIHICNIYGEGDTHTALDLRPDERRFAVFSIAVSSDGREVLGGANDGCLYVFDREQNRRTLQIESHEDDVNAVAFADISSQILFSGGDDAICKVWDRRTMREDDPKPVGALAGHQDGITFIDSKVGQEAGLHSQATKVLVAQEGMKVDWCGNLTSFLLTKVCKSWSLGKGLKPGNMNSICTHQSSRSKAGLSIQEKLNTGQVWWLTPVILALWEAKVEGSLELRSSGPACET; encoded by the exons ATGGGATCACGGAACAGCAGCAGTGCAGGATCCGGGTCCGGAGACCCCTCCGAGGGCTTGTCCCGAAGAGGGGCTGGCCTGCGTCggagtgaggaagaggaagaagaggatgaaGATGTGGATCTGGCCCAG GCCCTCTTGGACTCAGAGGAAGAGAATGACAGAGCTTGGGATGGTCGTCTTGGGGATCGATACAACCCACCCG TGGATGCTACCCCTGACACCCGGGAGCTGGAATGCAATGAGATCAAGACACAAGTGGAACTGGCCACAGGGCAGCTGGGGCTTAGGCGGGCCGCCCAGGAGCACAGCTTTCCTCGAATGTTGCACCAG AGAGAACGGGGCCTCTGCCACCGGGGAAGCTTCTCCCTTGGAGAACAGTCTCGAGTGATATCTCA cTTCTTGCCCAATGATCTGGGCTTCACTGATAGCTACTCTCAGAAGGCTTTCTGTGGCATCTACAGCAAAGATGGTCAAATATTCATGTCTGCTTGCCAAG ACCAGACAATCCGACTGTATGACTGCCGGTATGGCCGTTTCCGTAAATTCAAGAGCATCAAGGCCCGCGACGTAGGCTGGAGCGTCTTGGATGTGGCCTTCACACCCGATGGGAACCACTTCCTCTACTCCAGCTGGTCTGATTACA TTCATATCTGCAATATCTATGGTGAAGGAGATACACACACTGCCCTAGATCTCAG GCCAGATGAGCGTCGCTTTGCTGTCTTCTCCATTGCTGTGTCCTCAGATGGACGAGAAGTACTAGGAGG GGCCAATGATGGCTGCCTGTATGTCTTTGACCGAGAACAGAACCGGCGCACCCTTCAG ATTGAGTCCCATGAGGATGACGTGAATGCAGTGGCCTTTGCTGATATAAGCTCCCAAATCCTGTTCTCTGGGGGAGACGATGCCATCTGCAAAGTGTGGGATCGACGCACCATGCGGGAGGATGACCCCAAGCCTGTGGGTGCACTGGCTGGACACCAGGATGGCATCACCTTCATTGACAGCAAGGTGGGCCAGGAGGCAGGACTGCACAGCCAGGCCACTAAGGTTCTGGTTGCCCAGGAGGGCATGAAAGTGGACTGGTGTGGGAATTTAACAAGCTTCTTATTGACCAAGGTTTGTAAGAGTTGGAGTTTAGGGAAGGGGCTCAAGCCAGGGAACATGAATTCCATCTGTACTCATCAGTCCTCAAGGAGCAAGGCAGGGCTTTCCATACAAGAAAAATTGAATAccggccaggtatggtggctcacacctgtaatcctagcactttgggaggccaaggtggaaggatcacttgagctcaggagttccggACCAGCCTGTGAAACctag
- the DCAF11 gene encoding DDB1- and CUL4-associated factor 11 isoform X4, with translation MKMWIWPRGQVRLVQGGGAANLQFIQALLDSEEENDRAWDGRLGDRYNPPVDATPDTRELECNEIKTQVELATGQLGLRRAAQEHSFPRMLHQRERGLCHRGSFSLGEQSRVISHFLPNDLGFTDSYSQKAFCGIYSKDGQIFMSACQDQTIRLYDCRYGRFRKFKSIKARDVGWSVLDVAFTPDGNHFLYSSWSDYIHICNIYGEGDTHTALDLRPDERRFAVFSIAVSSDGREVLGGANDGCLYVFDREQNRRTLQIESHEDDVNAVAFADISSQILFSGGDDAICKVWDRRTMREDDPKPVGALAGHQDGITFIDSKVGQEAGLHSQATKVLVAQEGMKVDWCGNLTSFLLTKVCKSWSLGKGLKPGNMNSICTHQSSRSKAGLSIQEKLNTGQVWWLTPVILALWEAKVEGSLELRSSGPACET, from the exons atgaaGATGTGGATCTGGCCCAG AGGCCAAGTGAGGTTGGTGCAGGGAGGAGGTGCAGCAAATTTACAATTCATTCAGGCCCTCTTGGACTCAGAGGAAGAGAATGACAGAGCTTGGGATGGTCGTCTTGGGGATCGATACAACCCACCCG TGGATGCTACCCCTGACACCCGGGAGCTGGAATGCAATGAGATCAAGACACAAGTGGAACTGGCCACAGGGCAGCTGGGGCTTAGGCGGGCCGCCCAGGAGCACAGCTTTCCTCGAATGTTGCACCAG AGAGAACGGGGCCTCTGCCACCGGGGAAGCTTCTCCCTTGGAGAACAGTCTCGAGTGATATCTCA cTTCTTGCCCAATGATCTGGGCTTCACTGATAGCTACTCTCAGAAGGCTTTCTGTGGCATCTACAGCAAAGATGGTCAAATATTCATGTCTGCTTGCCAAG ACCAGACAATCCGACTGTATGACTGCCGGTATGGCCGTTTCCGTAAATTCAAGAGCATCAAGGCCCGCGACGTAGGCTGGAGCGTCTTGGATGTGGCCTTCACACCCGATGGGAACCACTTCCTCTACTCCAGCTGGTCTGATTACA TTCATATCTGCAATATCTATGGTGAAGGAGATACACACACTGCCCTAGATCTCAG GCCAGATGAGCGTCGCTTTGCTGTCTTCTCCATTGCTGTGTCCTCAGATGGACGAGAAGTACTAGGAGG GGCCAATGATGGCTGCCTGTATGTCTTTGACCGAGAACAGAACCGGCGCACCCTTCAG ATTGAGTCCCATGAGGATGACGTGAATGCAGTGGCCTTTGCTGATATAAGCTCCCAAATCCTGTTCTCTGGGGGAGACGATGCCATCTGCAAAGTGTGGGATCGACGCACCATGCGGGAGGATGACCCCAAGCCTGTGGGTGCACTGGCTGGACACCAGGATGGCATCACCTTCATTGACAGCAAGGTGGGCCAGGAGGCAGGACTGCACAGCCAGGCCACTAAGGTTCTGGTTGCCCAGGAGGGCATGAAAGTGGACTGGTGTGGGAATTTAACAAGCTTCTTATTGACCAAGGTTTGTAAGAGTTGGAGTTTAGGGAAGGGGCTCAAGCCAGGGAACATGAATTCCATCTGTACTCATCAGTCCTCAAGGAGCAAGGCAGGGCTTTCCATACAAGAAAAATTGAATAccggccaggtatggtggctcacacctgtaatcctagcactttgggaggccaaggtggaaggatcacttgagctcaggagttccggACCAGCCTGTGAAACctag